The sequence ACAAGAGCTGGACTTTTGAGCTCGCCACTTAGAGATAGATTTGGAGTTACACATAGAATGGAATACTATACAGAGGATGAGCTAGCTCAGATTATACTTCGTGGGGGAAAGATTCTAGGTGTAAAAGTAGAAAAAGATGGGGCATTAGAGCTTGCAAGTAGAAGTCGTGGAACACCTAGAATAGCTAACCGGCTTTTAAAAAGGGTAAGAGATTATTGTGAGATAAGAGCAAATGGAGTGATAACTAAGGAGATATCAATGAAAGCTCTAGATATCTTGGGTATCGATTCAATGGGGCTTGATGATTTGGATAGAGATATAATAAATGCTGTTATAGATAACTATAGTGGGGGACCTGTTGGAATAGAAACGTTATCACTACTTTTAGGTGAAGATAGAAGAACTCTAGAGGAGGTTTATGAACCATATTTAGTAAAGATAGGATATATCAAAAGGACAAATAGAGGAAGAGTTGTAACAGAGAAAGCTTACGAACATTTTAAAAGAGCGAAGGAGCAGGATAAGGGATGAAAATAAGTAC comes from Fusobacterium necrogenes and encodes:
- the ruvB gene encoding Holliday junction branch migration DNA helicase RuvB → MDRVVANEEFENEIEIQKSLRPKSFREYIGQESLKDKMSIYIEAAKRRGSSVDHILLYGPPGLGKTTLAGVIANEMGANLKITSGPVLERAGDLAAILTSLEENDILFIDEIHRLNNTVEEILYPAMEDKELDIIIGKGPSARSIRIELPNFTLIGATTRAGLLSSPLRDRFGVTHRMEYYTEDELAQIILRGGKILGVKVEKDGALELASRSRGTPRIANRLLKRVRDYCEIRANGVITKEISMKALDILGIDSMGLDDLDRDIINAVIDNYSGGPVGIETLSLLLGEDRRTLEEVYEPYLVKIGYIKRTNRGRVVTEKAYEHFKRAKEQDKG